Within Microterricola gilva, the genomic segment CGGCCGATGGCGTGCGCGTCGGATACGGCCTGCTCTCGACGAGCAACGAGACGATCCCGCCCGGCCGCATCCACGCGATCGCGGTCACCCAGCCGCTGCTCTGGCGCCCGTTCGGCTGGTGGACGATCCGCATCAACACCGCGGGGCACTCGCAGCAGAACGGCCAGAACGCCTCGAACACGACGGTGCTGCCCGTCGGGCGCATCGACGATGTCGAGCGCGTGCTCGCACTGCTGCTGCCGGAATCCGGGCTCCTCCCAGCCGGGAGCGGATTCACCGCGCTCGCGCCAGGCGCCGTGCCGGTCGAGCAGCCGGCACCGACCGCCGAGCTGTCGGCCGGGCTTCCGGTCGGGCCGGCCGAGCCTCTGGCCGAGCTGCTGGCCGAGCCTCTGGCCGAGCTGCCGACCGCCGCCGACGCCGCGATCCCCAGCCTGATCGAGCGCGGCCTCGTCTCCAAGGGCGGTGCCGACGGCTTCACGAACGCGCCGCGGCGCGCGGCCTGGCTGCGCCCGTTCTCGTGGCGCCGCACCGGCTTCGCTCTCACCGAGAACACCGTGCTGCTGCGGCACGGCGTCATCGCGCGCGAGCTCGCGCTCGTGCCGTTCGCCCGCATGCAGAGCGTCGGCGCAACGCAGGGGCCGATCCAGCGCAAGCTTCGTCTCGGCGCCGTGCACCTGCACACCGTCGCCGGCCCCGTCTCCGCTCGCCTGAACACGATCGACGACTCCATCGCAGCCGAACTCTTCGAGACGCTCGCGGCCGGCGCCGTGGCGTCCGGCGCCAGCGACACGAGCCACCGCTGGGGTTCCAGACAGGACGCACAGTGATGGCGCAGCGCGCGGGCAGGCTCGGTGTCGGCATCGTCGGGGCCGGCAACGTCGGACCGATTCTCGGCGCGGCGCTGGCCGGGGCCGGCCACGCCATCGTCGGGATCTCGGCGATCTCCGCCGCGAGCCGCGAGCGGGCAGAGGCGATCCTGCCCGGCGCCCCGATCCTCGACGTCGATGTGCTGGTCGAGCGCAGCGAGCTGGTGATCCTGGCTGTGCCGGATGCCGAGCTCGCGCCGCTCGTGGCCGGGCTGGCCGCACGCGGCGCCTGGCAGCCGGGCCAACTCGTGCTGCACACGGCCGCCCGCTACGGGATCGGCGTGCTCACGCCCGCCCTCGCGGCCGGCGCGATCCCGCTCGCCGTGCACCCGGCCATGACCTTCACGGGCACCAGCCTCGACCTGGCCAAACTCGCGGGAACCTGGTTCGCCGTCACCGCGCCGAGCCCGGTGCTGCCGATCGGCCAGGCGCTCGTCGTCGAGATGGGCGGGGAACCGCTCATCATCGCCGAGGCCGACCGCGCGGCCTACGCCGAGGCCGTCGACACCGCCGTCTCCTTCTCGACCGCCATCGTCGACCAGGCCGTCGCCCTCTTGGCCGGCATCGGGGTCGAGGCGCCCGGCCCGGTGCTCGCGCCGCTCGTGCGCTCCGCCGTTGAGCGGGCACTGGCCAAGGCCGGCGGGGCGGATGCCGCCGACCCGACACTGTTCGGCGGGCAGGCGTTCGGTGGATCGGCGTTCGGCGACCAGGCCGACTTCGACGGCACCGGCGGCGCCTTCGGCGGCCACGGGAACGGCTTCTACCTCAACAACGACCCGGAGGACCCCGCATGACCATCTCCAGCATGCCGAGCGCGCCTGCGACCCCCGTCGTGCTGACGACGGTGGCCGAGGTGCAGAACGCCCTCGCCGCCGTGCGGGCAGGCAGCCCGGCATCCGGCATCGCGCTCGTGCCGACCATGGGCGCGCTGCACGACGGGCACCTCAGCCTCGTCCGGCGTGCGCGGGAACTTGCAGGCACCGTCATCGTGTCGATCTTCGTGAACCCGTTGCAGTTCGGCGCGGGGGAGGACCTCGACGCCTACCCGCGCACGCTGGACGCCGACCTGGCCGCCCTCGCCGCCGAGGGCGTCGAGTACGTGTTCGCGCCGACCGCCCGGGAGATGTACCCGAACGGACCGAGCGAGACGCGCGTCACCGCCGGCCACGTCGGGACCCTGCTCGAGGGTGCGACCAGGCCTGGCCACTTCGACGGCATGCTCACTGTCGTCGCGAAGCTCTTCAACATCGTGCGGCCGGATGTTGCCATGTTCGGGCAGAAGGACGCCCAGCAGGTGTTCCTGGTGCGCCGCATGGTCGCCGAGCTCAACCTGCCGCTCGTGATCGAGGTCGTCCCGACCGTGCGGGAGAGCGACGGCCTGGCGCTCTCCAGCCGCAACCGCTTCCTCGATGCCGGTGCGCGGCGGGCGGCGTTGGCACTGAGCGGCGCTCTGCAGTCCGCGGATGCCGCGGCATCCGATGGTCTCGTCGAACTGCTCGCCGAGGCCACGGCCAGCTTCGGCGACCACGACGACGTGACGCTGGACTACCTCGTCGTCGTCGACCCGGCCAGCTTCCTGCCCGTCGACGAGCACTTCCGCGGGCCGGCGATCGCGCTCGTCGCGGCGCGTGTCGGTGCGACCCGTCTCATCGACAACACGCCCATCATCCTGGGCTAAGCGGTCGCGCGGTAGAAACCGCACCTCCGCGGCGAAACGTTTCGCCGCGCGTACGTAGTTTCTGGCGCGCGACGCCCGCGGCCGGCGTCGAGCAGAGGCTCAGCTCGCTGCGACTACTCTTGAGTACTGCGTGTGTATACGTCTCGATACCCGCATCACGCCCCAGTTCACGGAGAAGACATGGCCGACGCCCCCACCACGACCGAGCTCACCGCCGAGGAGATCGCTGCCGAGCAGCAGGACATCTCCGAGCAGAAGGCCGTGCGTCTGGCCAAGCGTGAGCGGCTCATCGCAGCCGCGGCCGACCTCGGTGGCGGCGCCTACCCGGTGAGCGTTCCCGTCACGACGACGATTCCCGCACTGCGCGCCCGCTTCGGCGAGCTCGAGCCCGGTGCCGAGACCGGCGAGATCGCCGGCGTCGCCGGTCGCGTGATGTACCTGCGCAACACCGGCAAGCTCTGCTTCGCCACGCTGCAGGCCGGCGACGGCAGCCGCATCCAGGCGATGGTCAGCCTCGCAGAGGTCGGCGAGGAGAGCCTCGCCGAGTGGAAAGAGCTCGTCGATCTCGGCGACCACCTCTTCGTCGAGGGCGAGGTCATCTCCAGCCGCCGCGGCGAGCTGTCGATCATGGCCACGCGCTGGCAGATCGCGTCGAAGACGCTGCTGCCCATGCCGAACCTGCACAACGAGCTCTCCGAGGAGAACCGCGTGCGCAGCCGCTACCTCGACCTGATCGCCCGCGAGCAGGCCCGTACCAACGTGATCGCCCGCGCCAAGGCCGTCGCCAGCCTCCGCCGCACCTTCGACGACCTCGGCTTCATCGAGGTCGAGACCCCGATGCTGCAGGTCATGCACGGCGGCGCGTCCGCCCGTCCGTTCGTCACCCACTCCAACGCCTTCGACACCGAGCTCTTCCTGCGCATCGCTCCGGAGCTCTACCTCAAGCGCGCCGTCGTCGGTGGCATCGACCGCGTGTTCGAGATCAACCGCAACTTCCGCAACGAGGGTGCAGACTCCACGCACAGCCCCGAGTTCGCCATGCTCGAGGCCTACGAGGGCTACGGCGACTACAACTCGATCGCCGACCTCACCCAGAAGCTGATCCAGGATTCCGCGACCGCGATCGCCGGCGGCCACGTCGTCACTTGGGCAGACGGCACCGAGTACGACCTGGGCGGACAGTGGGACCGCATCTCCATGTACGACAGCCTGAACGCAGCAGCCGGAACCGCGTTCACGCCGGAGACGCCGATCAGCGAGCTCAAGGCTCTCGCCGAGCGCGAGGGCATCGAGATCGACCACCCGATCCACGGCAAGTACATCGAAGAGCTCTGGGAGCACTTCGTCAAGGGCGGCCTC encodes:
- the lysS gene encoding lysine--tRNA ligase, whose protein sequence is MADAPTTTELTAEEIAAEQQDISEQKAVRLAKRERLIAAAADLGGGAYPVSVPVTTTIPALRARFGELEPGAETGEIAGVAGRVMYLRNTGKLCFATLQAGDGSRIQAMVSLAEVGEESLAEWKELVDLGDHLFVEGEVISSRRGELSIMATRWQIASKTLLPMPNLHNELSEENRVRSRYLDLIAREQARTNVIARAKAVASLRRTFDDLGFIEVETPMLQVMHGGASARPFVTHSNAFDTELFLRIAPELYLKRAVVGGIDRVFEINRNFRNEGADSTHSPEFAMLEAYEGYGDYNSIADLTQKLIQDSATAIAGGHVVTWADGTEYDLGGQWDRISMYDSLNAAAGTAFTPETPISELKALAEREGIEIDHPIHGKYIEELWEHFVKGGLVRPTFVMDFPVDTSPLVRGHRSIPGVVEKWDLYIRGFELATGYSELVDPVIQRERFIEQATLAAGGDPEAMRLDEEFLRALEFGMPPTGGMGMGIDRLLMALTGLGIRETILFPLVK
- a CDS encoding Rossmann-like and DUF2520 domain-containing protein, encoding MAQRAGRLGVGIVGAGNVGPILGAALAGAGHAIVGISAISAASRERAEAILPGAPILDVDVLVERSELVILAVPDAELAPLVAGLAARGAWQPGQLVLHTAARYGIGVLTPALAAGAIPLAVHPAMTFTGTSLDLAKLAGTWFAVTAPSPVLPIGQALVVEMGGEPLIIAEADRAAYAEAVDTAVSFSTAIVDQAVALLAGIGVEAPGPVLAPLVRSAVERALAKAGGADAADPTLFGGQAFGGSAFGDQADFDGTGGAFGGHGNGFYLNNDPEDPA
- the panC gene encoding pantoate--beta-alanine ligase; protein product: MTISSMPSAPATPVVLTTVAEVQNALAAVRAGSPASGIALVPTMGALHDGHLSLVRRARELAGTVIVSIFVNPLQFGAGEDLDAYPRTLDADLAALAAEGVEYVFAPTAREMYPNGPSETRVTAGHVGTLLEGATRPGHFDGMLTVVAKLFNIVRPDVAMFGQKDAQQVFLVRRMVAELNLPLVIEVVPTVRESDGLALSSRNRFLDAGARRAALALSGALQSADAAASDGLVELLAEATASFGDHDDVTLDYLVVVDPASFLPVDEHFRGPAIALVAARVGATRLIDNTPIILG